In Crassostrea angulata isolate pt1a10 chromosome 4, ASM2561291v2, whole genome shotgun sequence, one genomic interval encodes:
- the LOC128180026 gene encoding protein toll-like, which produces MEPILLRVMCVCSLFSVVYLQNVTNCRIAKCEFYLREQPAPNIMHYLNETMETKMFGLRLFLMEPYTDSRCYVDTKEFIDAFNFDTKPVYAVLVFWCLKDFEVYFTDDHRPFLPNVMSYLQIVNCTISQEQLYPIQNRFKIFMINFYTKYPSLDMKYCDGEPIHRNSCKVWNTLEGITYMPKNLTNSVKSIKELFYCNTTFPYMKEINFVKFPMKQYLSQLPSMFPRLQVLSIENSDLMQPPDFPWSDVWLHLSFNMSRTDTEHYEFAEIFHIQVPNDMHMKKMSLSKNQITDLSNHTFRGFLHKLDLSRNGLHTISNDTFRNLRGFQYLDLSFNELVHVPTDSFKGLNELRHLDFKNNHISYLSSDHFSDNLNLVYLDFSGNKISNIEQNTFSHLRLLRELHLEYNKIAAIHANVFPSRSIEFKKLILDGNGFSEVPEVVFSLQLLEKISLKNTNSKFKNFTQTILDFTRNPIQDGVNNETTVENQNFVVRQPIDDKHSVILDLTGSRIDNLEIPNYEVNEIKSKEIEQLHQNLLLVFKTFKFILEDNPLRCDCRINQISKVLNFLIKDNILEADKSFDWKCQWPAEFESHSLLEVPEKDTYCEKNIPLCPFNCSCYERSLSNITIVDCRNRGFRSLPKMLPSGSLDLWFHQNNITTLSNRIYLNHIRSFYLSHNSLAQIESSVFRQLKNLQELFLNFNFLVSLPSEIQDYFSGKLNIEDNPFKCDCNTVWLKHWMLNKPNITINSQKVTCNVDKEHENGRQFLSVPDNEFVCLENFDSYNKVLVPSVIASVVLVLMIITICLMYIYRLEIKVLLYIYLGFHPFDQDKDCKEIVDVLVVHSPAATKWVMENVVEYLEFSSAHYLVCEMMRDFVAGFSYQENIATLVKHSKRIVIVLSKEFINDDILKIAWNETQEKIKALKTNYAIVVSYDVNLKEIPDKDLQQYIKRGRYIDANQSFFQEKLLYCMPQLTGDDMRVKSLPDLKYLIQNMYGNDVTDAEMYERHAFLSYCESDMGYVMNELRPIIEDNGFTLCLPDRDFIPGAPKEENVLKAIDNCLHTIFLLSGEQLDNEWSVFTFRSASEKSMREKCNHLIVVLGDDVNVETMGEEVRAYVKTHVSLKVSEKGFIRRLLNALPDIENHELYIKHDDNNFVDFENLHKTKMEDGLSRIVADMIENEEKKNGIQIQNGKMNGHVQLTDIHLNGTQHYQNRAFQKDETDVIDINENERKKQ; this is translated from the coding sequence atgGAGCCAATACTGTTACGAGTTATGTGCGTTTGTAGTCTGTTTTCGGTGGTTTATCTTCAAAACGTAACCAACTGTAGAATTGCTAaatgtgaattttacttacGTGAACAGCCAGCACCAAATATCATGCACTATCTCAATGAAACTATGGAAACCAAAATGTTCGGATTACGGTTATTTCTCATGGAACCCTACACTGATTCCAGGTGTTATGTGGATACGAAAGAATTTATCGACGCCTTCAACTTTGACACCAAACCTGTTTATGCAGTACTAGTGTTCTGGTGTTTGAAAGATTTTGAAGTATATTTTACTGACGACCACAGGCCATTTTTACCAAATGTGATGTCATATCTACAGATTGTGAATTGTACAATATCCCAGGAGCAACTGTATCCGATTCAAAACCGATTCAAGATATTTATGATCAACTTCTACACAAAATATCCAtcattagatatgaaatacTGTGACGGAGAACCAATTCATAGAAATAGCTGTAAAGTGTGGAATACCCTAGAAGGTATCACGTATATGCctaaaaatttaacaaactcAGTCAAATCTATCAAGGAGCTTTTTTATTGCAACACCACCTTTCCTTACATGAAAGAAATTAACTTTGTAAAGTTCCCAATGAAGCAGTATCTCTCTCAGTTACCCAGTATGTTTCCGAGATTACAAGTCCTCTCCATTGAAAACTCCGACCTGATGCAACCTCCAGATTTTCCATGGAGTGATGTTTGGTTGCATTTAAGTTTCAACATGTCCAGAACCGATACAGAACACTATGAATTCGCTGAAATTTTTCACATTCAAGTACCTAATGACatgcatatgaaaaaaatgtcacTAAGCAAAAACCAAATTACGGATCTTTCCAACCACACTTTCAGAGGATTTCTACATAAACTCGACTTATCCAGAAATGGACTTCATACTATCAGTAATGATACCTTTAGAAATCTTAGAGGGTTTCAGTATTTGGATCTTAGTTTTAATGAGTTGGTACATGTTCCAACAGACTCTTTTAAAGGCTTAAATGAACTTCGacatcttgattttaaaaacaaccaTATCAGTTATCTGTCATCCGATCATTTTTCTGATAATTTGAATTTGGTGTACTTGGACTTTTCCGGAAACAAAATAAGCAACATTGAACAAAACACTTTTTCTCATTTGAGGCTCTTACGGGAACTTCATTTGGAATATAATAAAATTGCGGCAATACATGCAAACGTTTTCCCAAGTCGCTCTATAGAATTTAAGAAGCTTATTCTTGACGGTAATGGGTTCTCCGAGGTCCCAGAGGTTGTGTTCTCActtcaattattagaaaaaataagtttgaaaaacacaaattcgaaatttaaaaactttactCAAACAATTTTAGACTTTACAAGAAATCCGATTCAAGATGGAGTAAATAACGAAACAACAGTAGAAAACCAAAATTTCGTTGTCAGACAGCCAATCGACGATAAACACTCAGTTATCTTGGATTTAACTGGAAGCAGAATTGACAATTTGGAAATACCAAACTATGAGGTTAACGagataaaatcaaaagaaattgaACAACTGCACCAAAATCTTCTTCTGGTgtttaaaactttcaaatttattttggaAGACAATCCTCTTCGCTGTGATTGCAGAATTAACCAAATTTCAAAAGTattgaactttttaataaaagacaATATTCTTGAAGCTGATAAAAGCTTCGATTGGAAATGCCAATGGCCAGCTGAGTTTGAAAGCCACAGTTTACTAGAAGTCCCCGAAAAGGACACATATTGCGAGAAAAATATACCACTTTGCCCATTCAACTGCTCATGTTATGAAAGATCTCTCAGCAATATAACCATCGTAGACTGTCGTAATAGAGGGTTTCGCTCTTTACCTAAAATGTTACCTTCTGGTAGCTTGGACCTCTGGTTTCATCAAAACAACATAACAACATTAAGTAATAGAATATACCTCAACCACATTCGTTCATTTTATTTGTCTCATAATAGTCTTGCACAAATTGAGTCTAGTGTGTTCCGTCAATTGAAAAACCTTCAGGAACTATTTTTgaactttaattttttggtaTCTTTGCCTTCTGAAATCCAGGACTATTTCTCAGGAAAACTTAATATAGAAGATAATCCCTTTAAATGTGATTGCAATACGGTTTGGTTGAAACATTGGATGTTAAATAAACCAAATATAACCATTAATTCGCAAAAAGTTACGTGTAACGTTGATAAAGAACACGAAAATGGAAGACAATTTCTAAGTGTACCAGACAACGAGTTTGTATGCCTGGAAAACTTTGATTCTTATAATAAGGTTCTTGTTCCAAGTGTGATTGCATCTGTTGTTTTAGTCTTGATGATTATAACCATTTGCCTGATGTACATTTATAGGCTTGAAATCAAGGTCCTACTTTATATATACCTTGGATTTCACCCCTTTGATCAGGATAAGGACTGTAAAGAAATTGTAGATGTACTAGTGGTACATTCACCAGCAGCGACGAAATGGGTAATggaaaatgttgttgaatattTGGAATTCAGTAGTGCTCATTATTTAGTTTGCGAAATGATGCGAGATTTTGTAGCAGGATTTTCATACCAAGAAAATATTGCCACGTTGGTGAAACATAGTAAAAGAATAGTAATCGTGCTCTCAAAGGAATTCATAAACGACGACATCTTAAAAATTGCATGGAATGAGACCCAAGAAAAGATTAAAGCTCTTAAAACTAACTACGCCATTGTTGTGTCATACGATgtgaatttaaaagaaattccaGACAAAGATTTGCAGCAATATATCAAAAGAGGTCGTTACATTGATGCTAATCAAAGTTTCTTTCAAGAAAAACTTTTATACTGCATGCCACAACTAACTGGCGACGACATGAGAGTCAAAAGTCTACCTGACTTAAAATATCTTATTCAGAACATGTATGGGAACGATGTCACGGACGCGGAGATGTATGAAAGACATGCTTTCCTGTCGTATTGCGAAAGCGATATGGGGTACGTCATGAACGAACTGAGACCAATTATAGAAGACAATGGGTTTACACTATGCCTACCAGATAGGGACTTTATTCCTGGAGCACCAAAAGAGGAAAATGTCCTAAAAGCGATTGACAACTGTTTACATACCATATTTCTTCTTTCTGGAGAACAGTTAGATAATGAGTGGTCAGTTTTTACTTTCAGATCCGCCAGTGAAAAGTCAATGCGAGAAAAATGTAATCACCTCATTGTGGTTCTAGGTGATGATGTGAATGTGGAAACAATGGGGGAGGAGGTACGAGCTTACGTGAAGACACACGTTTCTCTTAAAGTGAGTGAGAAGGGTTTTATCAGACGTTTATTGAATGCCCTCCCTGATATCGAAAACCACGAGTTGTACATTAAACACGACGACAATAATTTTGTGGACTTCGAAAACTTGCACAAAACGAAGATGGAAGACGGACTAAGCAGGATAGTTGCCGATATGATAGAAAATGAGGAAAAGAAAAATGGAATCCAAATCCAAAATGGGAAAATGAATGGTCATGTTCAGTTGACAGATATTCATTTGAACGGAACACAACACTATCAAAATAGAGCTTTTCAAAAGGACGAAACTGATGTTattgatatcaatgaaaatgaaagaaagaaacaatGA
- the LOC128180025 gene encoding toll-like receptor 6, which produces MFHYSLALMLFALVNSVCMIYTMETNCVPECLMYNQSITNAHLMNQNDQPLKTVSRIMYIGVPINNCTVIRQCYIDIDKVLELFKFDDSPALAIIDFYCLDKTIIHLTRFNGTQLANVISYIQINNCSFSMESYEVLGNVIYPFSLLLRNAGIPSNYTVIENTGNRSNICNTLDQVATLWIHNTLNAVNPLTFQNILDLFQCSLEFPNLKDLTINNVHLNFSLFDISKKFPNIVSLELTSIGLTQPISFPWKVPSISFPRNLSSSELTLNHYAKAFHITVEKHHIRKLLNLNMNKIGTLGNYTIHGDLQIIQFSGNKIQDISENLFRNVDGLEHIDLSLNKIERLPLTVFGGLYSLKHFDIHSNKLKEIQEDLFLDNRQLIYLDMSSNNIEKIDKNAFQFLNDLQEIHLEYNRIVSVDTLEWPIYSTKLQSLYFDRNPITQLPTFIFYLSDLQIASFKNTLIQFKNFTTYISNISYSIMADQILNGVDKKDDLNTKEIIDNPGIVLAYIEDKKRVIDLTGCKINHIELIYYGSDRYNYNSNHVIRVKLIFILKYYRLILEGNPINCDCRIIHLNRFIAQSIKFEYLDSDKSFLSDWKCQEPLDMKGREMITIPASETYCEKLTDKCPSNCTCYTRAFTSITIVDCRNRHFVFLPKLLPDGILDLWFQNNNITTISLGNRKYFRRIRQLFLSENQIVSINDDALMNMKNLDTLLLDSNYLVSLPRVLERMQIRNIKIMNNPFKCDCHTKWMKHWMLQRRGSIEQVSDVTCNVDDEDEKGKFFISVYDEEFVCLEDFDSTKHVVIPSITCSIVLVLLIIFLSLIYVYRLEVKVLMYIYLGIHPFDKDDKDREEVIDVLVLHAADTTDWVMENIVQYLEFHKNYYVVCEMMRDFVAGFTYLENIASIVKHSKRMLIVLSTEFIDDDLLKVAWNEAQEKIKELRTNYAIVVCYDVTLKEIMIKDMQRYIKRGRYIDAKQALFHEKLLYSMPQYKDIDNKNKSLPDIKHFIQETYGEDGFDDDVYKKHAFVSYPDCEMPYIMNELRPTLEDNGYLLCLPDRDFLPGASKEENVLKAIDFSLHTLFILSGNHLQDEWSVFTFRIASEKSLRVRSNHLIVVIGQDADLDTMDDEVRFYIKTHVTLRVDDKLFFKKLLNSLPDVEARLPNIIEDIANGRQRYPQNGIERHYDEDDDHDEVEEVNGRIGRDHAQKQQTIVAEINYREANGHVANRHIGNGTIQLDNAAYVHEEDVHVDLDREEEEDEV; this is translated from the coding sequence ATGTTCCACTACTCTTTGGCGCTGATGTTATTCGCATTGGTAAACAGCGTTTGTATGATTTACACAATGGAAACTAACTGTGTACCAGAATGTTTAATGTACAACCAGAGCATAACAAATGCGCATCTTATGAATCAAAACGACCAGCCACTGAAAACAGTTTCTCGTATAATGTATATAGGAGTACCTATCAATAATTGTACCGTGATCAGGCAGTGTTATATTGACATCGATAAGGTTTTGGAACTATTCAAATTTGATGACAGTCCTGCTCTTGCTATAATAGACTTTTACTGTCTCGACAAGACTATTATTCACTTGACAAGATTTAATGGGACTCAGCTAGCTAATGTCATTAGCTACATCCAAATAAATAATTGCTCCTTTAGCATGGAATCTTATGAAGTTTTGGGAAATGTGATATATCCTTTCTCCTTGTTATTGAGGAATGCCGGGATACCATCAAACTATACTGTTATAGAAAATACCGGAAACCGCTCAAATATATGTAACACATTGGATCAAGTGGCCACACTTTGGATCCACAATACTCTTAATGCAGTCAATCCTTTGACTTTTCAGAATATCTTAGACCTTTTTCAATGCAGTTTGGAATTTCCAAACTTAAAAGACCTTACCATTAATAACGTGCATCTTAATTTCTCTTTATTTGACATCTCAAAGAAGTTTCCTAACATAGTGTCTCTGGAATTAACATCAATCGGATTAACACAACCAATTTCATTTCCCTGGAAAGTTCCTTCTATCTCCTTCCCAAGAAATCTTTCTTCGTCAGAATTAACTCTTAACCATTATGCCAAAGCATTTCATATAACTGTTGAGAAACATCATATACGAAAACTTCTCAATTTGAACATGAACAAAATTGGGACTCTGGGCAATTACACCATACATGGTGATTTACAAATTATTCAATTTTCGGGGAATAAAATTCAAGACATATCGGAAAATTTATTTCGAAATGTTGACGGTTTGGAGCACATTGatttaagtttaaataaaatagaaCGTCTTCCTTTAACAGTTTTTGGTGGATTATATTCCCTGAAACACTTTGATATTCATTCTAACAAACTAAAAGAAATTCAAGAAGATCTCTTTTTGGATAACCGGCAATTAATTTACCTTGATATGTCAAGCAACAACATTGAAAAAATCGACAAAAATGCCTTTCAGTTTTTGAATGATTTACAAGAAATTCATTTAGAATACAACCGCATAGTTTCTGTAGATACTTTGGAATGGCCAATTTACTCAACAAAATTGCAGTCTTTATATTTTGACAGAAATCCTATCACACAATTACCTACGTTTATCTTTTACCTAAGCGATTTACAAATTGCAAGCTTTAAAAATACACTTATACAGTTCAAAAATTTTACAACGTATATAAGCAATATATCATACAGTATTATGGCcgatcagattttaaatggtgtGGACAAAAAAGATGATTTGAATACTAAAGAGATTATAGACAATCCTGGAATAGTTCTTGCTTATATAGAAGATAAAAAACGGGTGATTGATCTAACAGGCTGTAAAATTAATCACATTGAATTAATCTATTATGGCAGTGATAGATATAACTATAATTCTAACCATGTAATAAGGGTAAAATTAATCTTCATACTTAAATACTATAGACTTATACTAGAAGGAAATCCTATAAACTGCGATTGTAGGATAATACATCTTAATAGATTTATTGCGCAAagtataaaatttgaataccTGGACTCAGACAAAAGTTTTCTTAGTGATTGGAAATGCCAAGAGCCATTGGATATGAAAGGTCGTGAGATGATAACCATACCGGCCAGTGAAACATACTGTGAGAAACTAACCGACAAATGTCCTTCAAATTGCACGTGTTACACGAGAGCGTTCACATCCATCACAATCGTAGATTGTCGTAATCGTCACTTTGTGTTCCTTCCAAAACTTCTACCAGACGGTATTCTGGATTTGTGGTTCCAAAATAACAATATCACCACTATTAGCCTCGGAAATCGAAAATACTTCCGTAGAATTCGACAATTATTCCTATCGGAAAATCAAATTGTAAGCATAAATGATGATGCTTTGATGAACATGAAAAACCTTGATACACTGCTTCTTGATTCAAATTATCTTGTGAGCTTACCAAGGGTTCTTGAAAGAATGCAGatcagaaatataaaaattatgaataatccCTTTAAATGTGACTGTCACACAAAGTGGATGAAGCACTGGATGTTGCAAAGACGAGGATCAATTGAACAAGTGTCAGACGTCACTTGCAATGTTGATGACGAGGACGAAAAAGGTaaatttttcatcagtgtttaCGATGAGGAATTCGTCTGCTTGGAAGATTTCGATTCGACAAAGCATGTGGTTATACCAAGTATAACGTGTTCGATAGTGCTTGTTcttcttataatttttttaagtctgATTTACGTGTACAGATTGGAGGTAAAGgttttaatgtacatatatcttGGAATTCATCCATTTGATAAAGATGATAAGGATAGAGAAGAAGTTATTGACGTTTTAGTTCTTCATGCGGCGGATACTACAGACTGGGTGATGGAAAATATCGTGCAGTATCTTGAATTCCACAAAAATTATTATGTTGTTTGTGAGATGATGAGAGATTTTGTTGCTGGATTTACATATTTAGAAAACATTGCTAGTATTGTAAAGCACAGCAAAAGAATGTTGATTGTTTTGTCTACCGAATTTATTGATGATGACTTATTAAAGGTCGCATGGAATGAGGCACAAGAAAAAATCAAGGAATTAAGAACAAACTATGCAATTGTGGTATGTTATGACGTGACATTGAAAGAAATTATGATTAAAGACATGCAAAGGTATATTAAAAGAGGACGGTACATTGACGCAAAACAGGCTCTTTTCCACGAAAAATTGTTATATTCCATGCCGCAGTATAAAGACAttgataacaaaaacaaaagtctACCTGATATTAAACACTTTATTCAAGAAACCTACGGAGAAGATGGATTTGACGATGATGTATACAAAAAGCACGCGTTTGTATCATACCCCGACTGTGAAATGCCTTATATAATGAATGAACTGCGACCAACATTGGAAGACAACGGGTACCTGTTATGTCTTCCAGACCGTGACTTCCTCCCGGGTGCCTCGAAGGAAGAGAATGTTCTAAAAGCTATTGACTTTTCTCTACACACTTTATTCATTCTTTCTGGAAATCATCTACAAGATGAATGGTCCGTTTTTACGTTTAGAATCGCCAGTGAAAAATCCTTACGTGTTAGAAGTAATCATTTGATTGTTGTCATTGGACAAGATGCTGATTTGGACACGATGGACGATGAAGTAcgattttacataaaaacacatgtTACTCTTAGAGTTGACGATAAGttatttttcaagaaattgtTGAATTCTCTACCGGATGTTGAAGCCCGCCTTCccaatattattgaagatatAGCTAACGGGCGTCAACGTTATCCGCAGAACGGAATAGAACGTCATTACGACGAAGATGATGATCATGATGAAGTTGAAGAAGTAAACGGGAGGATTGGGAGGGACCATgctcaaaaacaacaaacaatcgTCGCTGAAATAAACTATAGAGAAGCAAACGGCCATGTTGCAAATAGGCATATAGGAAATGGAACAATACAGCTCGACAATGCTGCTTACGTCCATGAAGAGGATGTACATGTTGATCTCGATCGAGAGGAGGAAGAAGACGAAGTGTAG